Genomic DNA from Providencia sp. PROV188:
TCTTTCGGCAATGCATCAGCTTGACCAACCGCTTCAACGAATGGCGATTTTCCGTAACTGTTGACTGTTCGAACATAAAACCAATAATCGGTACCCGCTTTTAAATTCTCTTTCGTCCAGAACTGTCCTTGCCCTAACCGATTGGATTTTGTTGTAACTTCCAAATCATTAGTGTTAGCCAGCTTCTTGTCGCTGAACCAGAATTCAAATGTATAGCCGTGTTGTGCAGATTCTCCAGCTCGAGGAACGCATGTTAATGAGAACATCCCGCCAGTGACTTCAACGCTCACTGGTATGGGCGGGGCTTGAATGTCAAAATCAATAATGGCAGGTGCAGACATGGCACCAGCGGCATTAATTGAACGAACTTCAGCGCGATAAGAGCCGCGAATAAGCCCTGATAAATCAACCCTATCCTGTGGTACCTGAATTGATTGAACGACCTTCACGTCTTGAATAATGTTCACGGTGTTATAGCGAACATCGGCAGCAGCAGATTTCCAACTCAGGTATCCTTGCACAATCTCGCCGATACTAACCGGCACAAATGTAAGGTTTAACGGTGGCGCCACCCCGCCAGTTGGCAATACAGTAAACGGTGGTCTAACAAATGGCTTGCCGATCACATCTTCATAGATATAAGCGCCGTCCTCCTCGAGGAGAATATCAACGCCATCCTGAGGATGAAATTTCCATTCAGCGACACGAAACTCAAGGTTTTGAATACCAATATGGGGAAGATTTAATAAAACAACCTCTCCTGGTCGGTAAGCGTAACCATCCATATTCATGCGCAATTGAACACGGCGACCTGCACGCTTTTTCCGTAGATATAAATTAGAAAGCCTAGCTGCTTGGTATGGGCTAGTGACAAACCGGTAATCCATGTTCTCTTTGATTTCTAACCCATCTTCATCAATCCATTCTTCGATAATGACAGGCTCAAAGTCAGTTTTGATGTACAACTGCTCAGCATCAACAAACGTCCCATAAATCGCATTAGTGGCATCGCGCAAAGCCAGTTCCGGCGTGATATTAACGGTATCAATGATTTGATTCGGTTCAATGCGCAATACTGCTGGGCCATTGTAAGCCTGCATTAAAATCCCGTGCTTGCCGGCTACATAGGTCGGCTCCGCTGCAATGCATTTGTGCATGTGATCGAGTATCGATGCTGGAGATTCAGAAAGTTCATAGGCCCCATTAATTGTGTAGCGTGGTTCGGCAACACCTTCCGGGCTAACGACTTGTTCGTCACACAGATCTGCAGCGACCTTAAATGATTCAAAATCAATATCAGCATCAGGCACACCAAGATAACTACGATAAAAATCGAGAACTACCAGCGCCCCATTGTTGCTCCAGATTATTTTATTCGTGCGAGGATCGAATAGCTGCTTACCCCAAACCTCTACTTTGACGTTTGGCACACCGTACGGGAATTTTTCAGCATCGTATCTCAGTGTTAATCGTAACCATGCCAAACCATCCCCGATCATGTCCTCTTTCCATGATGGTGCATTCTTTAGCATGTATGGGTCACAATCAGTCCGGGAGTTATGAAACTCATAACCCGCTTTATCACCGAAAGTGCCAATCAGGTCATCATTCAGCCAAATTCTACCGATGTGATCAACCTTGTGAGCCGCGAGTGCCAGCGCCATGAATAATCGCTCATTTTCATCTTGCTCCCCACGCTCTTCTTCTGCGAAAAAAAGCAGCCCTGAGCATACAGTTTTACCCACAATTATCGTTTCTGGTGCAGTTGATGAACGCAACATCTGCTTGCGCTCAGACTGATCCCGATAATTCATCGAAGGCATCTTATCTTTGTAAATCATCGCGCCTGCAGCTTGAGTCGCTATACCGGCAGCAATTAATGCATAACCAACGGGTCCACCATAAATAGTACCCACCACCATTAGCGCTGCAGATGCAATATTGGCAACCGTCTTTCCCATTTACTCCACTCTCCACGCTTTGATCGGTTGATGATTAACTGGCATTGCTCCTGACTCGGTAACCGCCCAAACTTTATTTGCCCATATAACGCCAAGCGTCTTCCCGTCATCGCCGTTAAACATGACGATATCGCCACGCATTGCTTGATTAACTGGAATTTCAAGAAAGTGATTTAAAAGCGCAGACTCAATATCACCGAACTCCGTTTTTAAAACACGCATTGCGCCGGTGCGAGTTTTATATCTTCCACGCACTTTTTCACAGGGATCAAAATCACAGAGCGCAATCACACAATCCGCAGCAAATAAGCAGCAATCGTGCTCACCCCATGAAAATGGTTTTTGCATCGCTTTTTGTAGTGTCTCAGGGAGTCTGGTTGTCCAGTTAGGATGTCGCATTGCTGATCTCCGGGCATAAAAAAACCCGCCGAAGCGGGTTTATGGAATTCGAATAATTATTTTTTGCACATTTCTAATATGGCTTTATCTTGTTCAGCACTGTTAGAAATAATTACAGATCCAACATCAATGTTATACCCATCTATTGCCACTGTGGATATAAACATTCTACTGCCAGCATACCCACCATATATGTTTTTGGAATTCACATACCCACACACAGTAACATTTTTTGATTTACCATTAGACTCATTTGAGTGAGATTCAAAATCTCTAAAAATTGCTGATGAAGGATCCGTCATTTTACTAGAAACTTTTTTCTCTACAGCGTCATATATGGATGACTGAGATACAGAAGCCTCTCGATAAATAAAAACAGCGACAACCACGCCAACTACAACTGCAGAGCTAATCATTAATTGTTTGTTCACTCGAATATCCTATACAGTTTTTTTTTCAAGAGTAACGACAAATCACTTATAAATAAATGCTGGCGCATCTTTTTTGCTACCCCAATAGATAGCACGCTCCGCCATTTGCGCAACATAACGAAAAATACGATCACCCGTGTGCCTCTTTGTCCATGATTCATCCGTAAATCTATCTGGCAAACCTTGTGACCATCGTTCAAATCGATTTGATACCGTCACGGCAACTTCGTTATTATTACCTGTAGTCACACCAATATTTGATATTTGACCAGCGAACACAATTTCAGCTACAGCTGGTTTCCCATCACCACCTAAAGCCACCAGCATTAAACTGACATTTCTACCACGACTTCGCTCATTCATAACATCGGCAATTAAAAGTGAGTCAAAACCAGAAAGTGACAAGATAAGTTGCTGTGGGCTTGTGGTGTTATTTTCCGAAACTGTTTCTATGCTCCCCAAAGAACCCACGCCTAAATAGACTTCACCCGCAATAATCAAATTGCCAATCCCGGTATGGGCTCTTGTTACCCCTGACTTCAAATCAAGTTTTGCAGCAATGACTAATTCAGCCCCATCATTAATTGCTTTGACCATGCTATTAGAAAATGGATGATAAAGCATTAGAATAACGCCTCCTCAAACGTAATTGTTACATTAGAAAAGACGCCCGGTCTGTATTGAAAATTACCCTGATCATTGCTGGTTAATTTAAAAACTCCAAATGGGCGCACAGTTTCCAATTTATCATTGGCAGCTGGAGAAACCCTTAACATAGGTGAAATAGGGATAACTGCATTCCCCTCTTTGTCACTAATGACATTATCAGTGACCATTTTCAACTCATTACCAACCGTCAAATAATCGCCTTTACGCAATATAATTGAACTAGCTATCCATCCTTTAGTTTGTAATATTTTACCTGTTTGATTGGCGGTACTTATTCTTGCTTCACCTTTTCCAGTCAATCCTTGACGCAACCAATTGCTAATTTTTACTCGGCCACTTTCACCATCAAGCGCCGCCATAAGAACCTCTAGATCGCGTGATAATTGCTCGGTAAGATTATTAAAGGTTAATGTGCAGCGCCAACGGCTACCCGGAAAGCGCACTGTTTGCACGCTTCCGGTAAAAACAGACGCAAATGATTTACTATTGCTGATTAATTGCCAGTTCATTGTTGCTGGCACAACGGCTTCTGGCCACTCTAATACCATGATTACCTCTCAAGGGATCCTCGGATTTTTCCTCTCGTCATAAAATCACGCTGTATTTTAGCTAAAGCGTCATCTGAACCTTGCTTTGCCCCCATCTTTGCAGCTTCTTGCATTGCATCATAAAGAGCCTGATCACCATTGCCAGTAACGTGGAATGTTTGATGAATAATAATACTTGGCGCGGCTGATTGTGCTTGCTCCAACCCTAGAACCCTAACGCCTAGCGAACCATCCCTTCCGCGAGTTAATGGCATAATCGCCTCTGGTCCAGCCTCCCCCATTAACCCCATCCCAGGAACGCCACCCTTAGCAAAAGGAAATAACGTTGGAGATTTCACAATACTATTACGATGGGCGCTTAACCCAGGAGACTCATAAGTATTACCTTTGGCATTTGGTGTGGCTTTTAGTCCCATTGCATCACCAAAAGTGGTACCAGTAAAACCTGCTTTTAGAGCATTGAAGATCATCATCTGGAAGATCATTTTAGTAATTTCAGTCACTACTGATTGGGCAAAATCGGCAAAGTTTAATTTCCCTGTCGCAACGAAGTTAGCCAGCATACCTGACATGTCACTGAGGGCTGAATTACTAATAGATCGCATTTGGTCATAAACGTTTTCAGCTGTATTGCCAAAATCTTGCACACCTCTAGCCATTCCTTTGTAAGCATCCTTCTGATCTATAGATTTATCTTTCGACGATTGACGAACAATTTCTAACTGCTTTTGCTCTTCTTGAAGTAAAAATGCCGTTTGGTCAGCATAGAGTTGAGATTTTTTATCTGAAACTTCCTTGTCCAATTGATAGCGTCTTTGCCTGAAGTCATCTTGAATACGCTGCTCTTCAAGCATTAAATCATAAGCATTTTGACTCATCGTCATTTGCAAGATTTGATTTGTTGCATCTTGACTAATTTTTGACGTTTTTTGCATAACCTCAAAATTTTGGTCATCAAATTTCTTTCGCAACTCCTTAAATTTAATTTCTTTTTCTAACTCAGCGTTTTTTAATAACTGTGTGCGGATCTCAACATGGTGTGATTGGATGCTTTTTTGTCGAGCATTTAAATGCTGCCCTTGCAATCCAATTAATTCTTGCTCAAAGGAAGCAAGCTTACGCTCTGATGCAGTAAGACCTTCAGTTTCTTCCAATTGGGCTCGTAGTGCGGCACCTTGTTGCAAAAGCTGTTCTATACGCTGCTTTCCTTCATCAACAATAGGGTTACCGCCAGTTTTCTTTGGCGCAGCAAATAACTTATCCAGTCCCTTTATGGCTTGCTGATATTCATTTGCGGAAATAGTGCCCTTATCCAGCATATCCTTGAATTGCTTCTGCCTTTCATAGCGTTCCTTTTGTTGATCAACGCCAGCTGAAAATGCAGCATTAAAATTAACCTGTAGCTTCAAGCTTTCTGTTAATTTTTTTTGTTGTTCAATTTGTTGTTTTTGCTGCTCTTCTTGCTCTTGCTTTAGCTTGTCTGTTAATAAATTCTTTGTTGCTACATACATACCAAGAAATGGGTCTTTACCACCCATATCTAGATTGCGGATTGTCATTTGCAATCCAGCATAAGCTTTATCTAGCTC
This window encodes:
- a CDS encoding phage tail tip protein J-related protein; the protein is MGKTVANIASAALMVVGTIYGGPVGYALIAAGIATQAAGAMIYKDKMPSMNYRDQSERKQMLRSSTAPETIIVGKTVCSGLLFFAEEERGEQDENERLFMALALAAHKVDHIGRIWLNDDLIGTFGDKAGYEFHNSRTDCDPYMLKNAPSWKEDMIGDGLAWLRLTLRYDAEKFPYGVPNVKVEVWGKQLFDPRTNKIIWSNNGALVVLDFYRSYLGVPDADIDFESFKVAADLCDEQVVSPEGVAEPRYTINGAYELSESPASILDHMHKCIAAEPTYVAGKHGILMQAYNGPAVLRIEPNQIIDTVNITPELALRDATNAIYGTFVDAEQLYIKTDFEPVIIEEWIDEDGLEIKENMDYRFVTSPYQAARLSNLYLRKKRAGRRVQLRMNMDGYAYRPGEVVLLNLPHIGIQNLEFRVAEWKFHPQDGVDILLEEDGAYIYEDVIGKPFVRPPFTVLPTGGVAPPLNLTFVPVSIGEIVQGYLSWKSAAADVRYNTVNIIQDVKVVQSIQVPQDRVDLSGLIRGSYRAEVRSINAAGAMSAPAIIDFDIQAPPIPVSVEVTGGMFSLTCVPRAGESAQHGYTFEFWFSDKKLANTNDLEVTTKSNRLGQGQFWTKENLKAGTDYWFYVRTVNSYGKSPFVEAVGQADALPKDIIDEMGGQFMTTEAGKRLEEQLYWVNESNLIQGSAIFEVQQDLFTKHGQSMAQIKRLDRVFADANLAWAQSIVEVNASINGVKAGVIKNDQAIADLDKAFSKSVTELESSIGEVKSGVVKNDQAIASLNKSFAESQTQVQSKLDEQMAIVNTKATTEFTAKGEGYATWDVNAGVWYNKTFYKAGMVISAEVKAGKVSTYIGFMANNFAFINPTNGKFETFMYMKDGQIFMKETFIDKAWLNSVVVTDKMTSANYVPGKVGFNIDAKTGDAEFNKLLISGDFKIVGDAGRVLVDGTGMTVYDENGRWAVKVGRRPA
- a CDS encoding phage tail tape measure protein, which produces MADVASLAVALHLNAASFKSQVFDAYDSARKESQKFAQAATKDAGNTAERLLAVSASARKAGADLSASGQLARHSQLGFAQLRNALTSVSAGSSVATSSLIGGFIPALERSLENVNSVKFSLVEQQRVAQEAAREAINLSRAQIEGAQADRKSAQEKINLAAKMRDEAIARREQAFALDEYLERQVEVNKQHGISVSYAEDHAKNARIISEANIAEADAKKRMQSASNAIILADKSELDGKKNLAAATVQLSDASKELTFSQRAAANSASLFKSAWGMMGGAVGISIMASAGAFTYLYSQYQQAEERQKAFNAALQKGGLGLITTAYDLRNLANELGGTAEAYKSVTAAASAGFSGDLLHQVSELGVQMEKSGGSVDDLVSRLVALGDRPVEGLQKAIDAGHIIDAQVIERIARLDREGKKYEAANAARLAAIAAESEYHEKTNAFAKNHETRIRELDKAYAGLQMTIRNLDMGGKDPFLGMYVATKNLLTDKLKQEQEEQQKQQIEQQKKLTESLKLQVNFNAAFSAGVDQQKERYERQKQFKDMLDKGTISANEYQQAIKGLDKLFAAPKKTGGNPIVDEGKQRIEQLLQQGAALRAQLEETEGLTASERKLASFEQELIGLQGQHLNARQKSIQSHHVEIRTQLLKNAELEKEIKFKELRKKFDDQNFEVMQKTSKISQDATNQILQMTMSQNAYDLMLEEQRIQDDFRQRRYQLDKEVSDKKSQLYADQTAFLLQEEQKQLEIVRQSSKDKSIDQKDAYKGMARGVQDFGNTAENVYDQMRSISNSALSDMSGMLANFVATGKLNFADFAQSVVTEITKMIFQMMIFNALKAGFTGTTFGDAMGLKATPNAKGNTYESPGLSAHRNSIVKSPTLFPFAKGGVPGMGLMGEAGPEAIMPLTRGRDGSLGVRVLGLEQAQSAAPSIIIHQTFHVTGNGDQALYDAMQEAAKMGAKQGSDDALAKIQRDFMTRGKIRGSLER
- a CDS encoding DUF6950 family protein; this encodes MRHPNWTTRLPETLQKAMQKPFSWGEHDCCLFAADCVIALCDFDPCEKVRGRYKTRTGAMRVLKTEFGDIESALLNHFLEIPVNQAMRGDIVMFNGDDGKTLGVIWANKVWAVTESGAMPVNHQPIKAWRVE